Proteins encoded in a region of the Funiculus sociatus GB2-C1 genome:
- a CDS encoding non-ribosomal peptide synthetase encodes MTSWRGVLLMTTNDRLERLKNLSPEKRALVLKALREQAVRTEESKVIPRRDRQQPAVLSFSQQRLWFLDQLEPGRFTYNIPAAVLLLGSLNIPALEQSFNEAIQRHEVLRTTFATQQGQPIQVIAPSLKLTLPVVDLRHLSKSERDAEIQRQAILEAQQPFDLGREPLLRGTLLQLDEAYVLLFTMHHIVSDGWSIGVLIRELAALYEAYVDGQPSPLPELPIQYADFAVWQRQWLQGEVLKTQLSYWKQQLRGNLPALQLPTDRPRSPVSTFRGASQSFVLPASLSEALKALSQRENVTLFMTLLAAFKALLYRYTRQDDILVGTPIANRNRAEIEGLIGFFVNTLVMRTDISGAPSFRELLGRVREVALGAYAHQDLPFEHLVEELQPERDLSYHPLFQVAFVLQNAPKEVLKLPNLSLSFLAVESAIAKFDLTLTMSFAEEGLIGSLEYNTDLFDATTIKRMLGNFQTMLAGIVANPEARISELPLLTEAERQQRLTKNQTLLVPPSLCLHQLFEAQVERSPDAIAVVFEDEQLTYRELNQRANKIAHYLQSLGVGAETLVGICVERSLYTVVGLLSILKAGGAYVPLDPAYPSERLAFMLEDSQVPVLLTQQSLVEALPTSKAKVICLDTWGIAQESDANPVTQTTTDNLAYVIYTSGSTGQPKGVLIPHGNVVRLFDAVQSWYQFSDRDVWTLFHSYAFDFSVWELWGALLFGGRLVVVPYWVSRSPELFYDLLCKQQVTVLNQTPSAFRQLIRAEEVANPTQALSLRLVIFGGEALNLQSLKPWFDRHGDQFPQLVNMYGITETTVHVTYRLLTAADLNLVSGSVIGCPIPDLQIYILDSHQQPVPIGVPGEMYVGGAGLARGYLNRSDLTSERFISNPFKIHNPQSERLYKTGDLARYLANGDIEYLGRIDDQVKIRGFRIELGEIEAALAQHPAVSEGLVVTQGENSGEQRLVAYVVPYPEQAIAISELRSFLAQLPNYMIPAAFVLLEAIPLTPNGKVDRRALPTPVATPERDVAFVAGRNFVEQVLTEIWAEVLGVQSVGIHDNFFNLGGDSIRSIQVRTQAQKQGIDFSIEQLFRYQTIGELAQHANRTESSLPISDTEPFSLISSADRLSLPENVEDAYPLAMLQMGMLFHSAYSQDSTLFHDIFSFHLQTPLDLQVLTAAIEQLLTRHPVLRTSFNLTNFSEPLQLVHRMVEIPLQVEDLRHLSPAEQEEAIAGWMEAEKKQNFDWNCPPLLRFQVHRRGEATFQFTLSFHHVILDGWSVALLLTELFEQYFFLLGKEIAPPLPNQAIAFRNFVALQKNALRSEECKRYWIQKLSDSTKTTLPRTSVSQTNTEAVRVLEIPVSAEISQKLKQLTQVAAVPLKSVLVAAHLRAIATLSGQSDILTILSANGRPDSGSDRSLGLFLTPLPFRMKLSGGTWLDLIREAFAAERELLPFRWYPMAQIQKDLGKQQLFETCFNFTHFHVYERLKSFTDLQVLDDIHFEMTDFALLADFGLNVTTSQIKLFLKCHTSELSQQQIEEIGHTYFQTLTTLANEPTESYQAHSEQKEPSLLLKQEQIESTSLQKLKNAKRKAIRG; translated from the coding sequence ATGACCAGCTGGCGAGGAGTGTTGCTAATGACGACTAACGATCGCTTAGAACGGCTAAAAAATCTCTCGCCAGAGAAACGCGCCTTGGTGCTTAAGGCATTGCGAGAACAAGCTGTGCGAACTGAGGAGTCTAAAGTTATTCCTCGACGCGATCGCCAGCAGCCTGCGGTTCTCTCTTTTTCCCAGCAGCGATTGTGGTTTCTCGATCAGTTGGAGCCGGGACGCTTTACCTATAATATTCCTGCTGCTGTGCTACTCTTGGGTTCGCTGAATATACCTGCATTGGAGCAGAGCTTTAATGAGGCGATCCAGCGTCACGAAGTTTTGCGAACTACGTTTGCAACTCAACAGGGGCAACCGATTCAGGTAATTGCCCCCAGTTTAAAGTTAACTCTACCTGTGGTAGACCTGCGGCATCTCTCGAAGAGTGAGCGAGATGCAGAGATCCAAAGGCAAGCGATACTAGAGGCGCAGCAACCCTTTGATTTAGGGCGCGAACCTTTACTGCGCGGTACTTTGCTCCAGCTGGACGAAGCATATGTGCTGCTGTTTACAATGCACCACATCGTCTCTGATGGCTGGTCAATTGGAGTCCTGATCCGAGAATTAGCGGCACTCTACGAAGCTTATGTTGACGGTCAGCCTTCACCGTTACCCGAACTGCCGATCCAATATGCAGACTTTGCTGTTTGGCAACGGCAATGGCTTCAGGGAGAAGTGCTGAAAACGCAGCTATCCTACTGGAAGCAACAGCTTAGGGGCAATTTGCCAGCCTTGCAGTTACCGACTGACCGACCGCGATCGCCTGTTTCGACTTTTCGGGGTGCCAGCCAATCTTTCGTATTACCAGCGAGTCTTTCTGAGGCACTAAAGGCGCTCTCGCAGCGGGAGAATGTCACCCTATTTATGACTCTGCTGGCAGCGTTTAAAGCTCTCCTGTACCGCTACACGCGACAGGATGACATCCTGGTAGGCACACCAATTGCTAACCGCAACCGAGCGGAAATAGAAGGGTTAATTGGTTTTTTTGTGAATACCTTGGTGATGCGTACTGACATTTCTGGCGCTCCCAGTTTCCGGGAGTTGTTGGGGCGAGTACGGGAGGTAGCTTTAGGAGCGTATGCCCATCAGGACTTGCCTTTTGAGCATTTGGTAGAGGAACTTCAGCCAGAGCGAGACTTGAGCTATCACCCGCTATTTCAAGTGGCGTTTGTGCTACAAAATGCCCCAAAAGAGGTGCTGAAGCTGCCAAACTTGAGCCTCAGCTTTTTAGCGGTGGAAAGCGCGATCGCTAAGTTTGATTTAACGCTAACGATGTCTTTCGCCGAGGAAGGACTGATCGGATCGTTAGAGTACAACACAGACTTATTTGATGCCACAACAATCAAGCGGATGTTGGGGAATTTTCAAACAATGCTTGCAGGTATTGTTGCTAATCCGGAAGCCCGGATTTCGGAATTACCCCTGCTGACTGAAGCTGAACGTCAGCAACGACTGACTAAGAATCAGACTTTGCTAGTTCCGCCTTCGTTGTGTTTACATCAGCTGTTTGAGGCGCAAGTAGAGCGATCGCCCGACGCGATCGCAGTAGTCTTTGAAGACGAGCAGTTAACTTATCGGGAACTGAACCAACGGGCAAACAAAATAGCTCACTACCTCCAGTCTTTGGGAGTCGGTGCAGAGACATTGGTAGGGATATGTGTAGAGCGATCGCTTTACACAGTAGTCGGGCTACTGAGCATTCTCAAAGCTGGTGGCGCGTATGTTCCCTTAGATCCCGCCTATCCAAGCGAGCGTCTAGCCTTCATGCTAGAAGACTCGCAAGTGCCAGTGTTGTTAACTCAGCAGTCGTTGGTAGAAGCTTTACCGACATCTAAAGCTAAAGTAATCTGTTTGGATACATGGGGCATTGCCCAAGAAAGCGACGCTAATCCAGTCACTCAGACGACAACTGACAACCTGGCTTATGTTATCTACACCTCCGGCTCTACAGGACAGCCGAAGGGCGTATTAATCCCGCACGGGAATGTCGTCCGGCTGTTTGACGCGGTGCAGTCGTGGTATCAATTTAGCGATCGCGATGTGTGGACGCTCTTTCACTCCTATGCTTTCGATTTCTCTGTTTGGGAACTTTGGGGCGCTCTGCTTTTTGGTGGGCGGTTGGTGGTAGTCCCTTACTGGGTGAGTCGTTCGCCGGAATTGTTTTATGACTTATTGTGTAAGCAGCAGGTAACTGTCCTTAACCAAACTCCCTCAGCCTTCCGCCAACTAATTCGAGCAGAAGAAGTGGCTAATCCGACACAGGCGTTGTCTTTGCGTTTGGTAATCTTTGGTGGAGAAGCTTTAAACCTCCAAAGCTTGAAGCCTTGGTTTGACCGTCATGGCGACCAGTTTCCTCAGCTAGTCAATATGTACGGCATTACAGAAACCACCGTACACGTAACCTATCGTTTGCTGACAGCTGCCGATCTGAATCTGGTTTCGGGAAGTGTAATTGGTTGTCCAATTCCAGATTTGCAAATCTACATACTCGATAGTCATCAGCAGCCAGTTCCTATCGGAGTTCCGGGCGAGATGTACGTTGGTGGCGCGGGTTTGGCGCGGGGATATCTCAACCGTAGCGATCTGACTTCGGAACGGTTCATCTCCAATCCCTTCAAAATCCACAATCCACAATCGGAACGCCTTTACAAAACTGGCGACTTAGCACGTTATCTAGCCAATGGAGACATTGAATACTTAGGACGAATTGACGACCAAGTAAAAATTCGCGGCTTCCGCATTGAGCTAGGAGAAATTGAGGCGGCGTTGGCTCAACACCCTGCTGTTTCTGAAGGGCTGGTTGTAACGCAAGGCGAAAATTCTGGCGAACAACGTTTGGTAGCTTATGTTGTCCCTTACCCAGAACAAGCGATCGCCATCAGCGAACTGCGTAGCTTTCTAGCTCAATTGCCCAACTACATGATACCCGCCGCCTTCGTACTACTCGAAGCCATACCTCTAACGCCGAATGGTAAGGTAGATCGGCGAGCATTGCCAACCCCCGTCGCCACACCTGAGCGGGATGTCGCCTTTGTCGCTGGGCGCAATTTTGTTGAACAGGTGCTTACCGAAATCTGGGCTGAAGTCCTGGGCGTGCAGTCGGTGGGCATTCATGATAACTTTTTTAACTTGGGGGGCGACTCGATTCGGAGTATCCAAGTTCGCACTCAAGCTCAGAAACAGGGGATAGATTTTTCTATCGAACAGCTATTCCGTTATCAAACGATAGGCGAACTGGCTCAACACGCCAATCGGACAGAATCCAGCTTACCCATATCAGACACAGAACCATTTAGCCTGATTTCCTCAGCAGATCGGTTAAGTTTGCCGGAAAATGTGGAAGATGCCTATCCCCTGGCGATGCTTCAGATGGGGATGCTGTTCCACAGTGCCTATAGCCAGGATTCTACTCTCTTTCATGACATCTTCAGCTTCCACCTGCAAACGCCTCTCGACCTTCAGGTTTTGACGGCGGCTATCGAGCAATTGTTAACCCGTCATCCTGTACTGCGTACTTCTTTCAATCTGACAAACTTCTCCGAACCGCTGCAACTGGTGCATCGGATGGTGGAGATTCCTTTGCAGGTAGAAGACTTGCGCCACCTCTCACCCGCCGAGCAAGAGGAAGCGATCGCTGGTTGGATGGAAGCGGAAAAGAAACAGAATTTTGATTGGAATTGTCCTCCTCTACTGCGTTTTCAGGTTCATCGCCGTGGGGAAGCTACCTTTCAATTTACGCTGAGCTTCCACCATGTGATTCTCGACGGTTGGAGTGTAGCATTGTTACTCACAGAGTTATTTGAGCAATATTTCTTCCTTCTGGGTAAAGAAATTGCGCCACCGTTACCGAACCAAGCGATCGCTTTCCGAAATTTTGTAGCTTTGCAGAAAAATGCGCTTCGGTCGGAGGAATGTAAACGGTATTGGATTCAAAAACTCAGTGACAGCACAAAGACAACATTACCTCGCACTTCTGTTTCCCAAACAAATACAGAGGCGGTTCGCGTACTAGAGATTCCAGTCAGCGCAGAGATTTCCCAAAAGCTCAAGCAGCTGACTCAGGTTGCTGCTGTTCCACTCAAAAGCGTTTTGGTAGCCGCACACCTGAGAGCGATCGCCACTTTAAGCGGTCAATCGGACATTTTAACAATACTTTCAGCAAATGGTCGCCCAGACAGCGGTAGCGATCGCTCTCTAGGACTTTTCCTCACTCCTTTGCCATTTCGGATGAAACTTTCCGGAGGTACTTGGCTTGACCTGATTCGCGAAGCTTTTGCAGCTGAGCGCGAATTATTACCTTTCCGATGGTATCCAATGGCTCAAATTCAGAAAGATTTAGGAAAACAGCAACTCTTTGAAACTTGTTTTAACTTCACTCATTTCCATGTTTATGAGCGTCTGAAATCATTCACCGATTTGCAGGTTTTAGATGATATACACTTTGAAATGACCGATTTCGCCTTATTAGCTGATTTTGGTTTGAATGTTACTACATCTCAAATCAAACTTTTCTTAAAGTGCCACACCTCTGAATTATCCCAGCAGCAAATCGAAGAGATTGGTCATACCTATTTCCAAACTCTTACCACTTTAGCCAACGAGCCAACTGAATCTTACCAAGCGCACAGCGAACAAAAAGAACCATCTTTGTTGCTCAAACAAGAGCAAATAGAATCAACCAGCTTACAAAAGCTAAAAAACGCCAAAAGAAAAGCAATCCGCGGTTAA
- the panP gene encoding pyridoxal-dependent aspartate 1-decarboxylase PanP, whose amino-acid sequence MKETIKVPSLPNENLASERNLEQVESQLMELFSISEDGTQTEIEARITAIAQSFLHTKNVSTDIELDSIVEKFTDSKIPVEPSDVGDYIDYLTESVVAHSIHTSSPRYIGHMTSALPHFVLPLGKLIAAMNQNVVKVETSKAFSPCERQALAMMHRLIYKFSDDFYHQHIQESESTLGAIATGGTLANITAMWCARNASLGSKDDFTGVENEGLPAALNFYGYKEAVIIGSALMHYSFEKAAGMMGIGDRNLIKIPVDRNHRIDLLALRRTVAECRARNQLIIAIVGIAGCTDSGAVDPLLEMAEIAQNANVHFHVDAAWGGPVLFSKQHQHKLAGIEKADSVTIDGHKQMYLPMGIGMVFFRNPQMANVIEKTARYTVRKGSIDLGKRTLEGSRPGNSLFLQAALNIIGHQGYEFLIDSGIQKTQYMANLICLRPEFELLVEPEINILLYRYIPEPWRQKVAKGELTEADQQSINQFNELLQNAQRQAGHTFVSRTTLDTTCYGKGKSIVALRAVLANPLTTESDIDAVLDDQIATAAKLPVLTGYDQLARSVANDD is encoded by the coding sequence ATGAAAGAAACAATTAAAGTGCCAAGCTTACCAAATGAAAACCTAGCTTCTGAACGCAACCTGGAGCAAGTCGAAAGCCAGTTAATGGAATTATTTTCGATTTCCGAAGATGGAACCCAGACAGAAATAGAAGCCCGAATTACAGCAATCGCGCAAAGTTTTCTGCATACTAAAAACGTCAGCACTGATATTGAGCTGGATTCAATAGTCGAAAAATTTACCGATAGTAAAATTCCGGTCGAGCCATCTGATGTGGGGGATTATATCGATTACTTGACTGAAAGTGTAGTTGCCCATTCAATTCATACATCCTCCCCACGATACATCGGTCACATGACCTCGGCACTGCCCCATTTTGTCCTGCCTTTGGGGAAGCTGATCGCAGCCATGAATCAAAACGTAGTTAAGGTAGAAACTTCAAAAGCTTTTAGCCCTTGCGAACGTCAGGCTTTAGCGATGATGCACCGATTGATTTACAAATTTTCTGATGATTTCTATCATCAACATATTCAAGAAAGCGAGAGTACCTTGGGCGCGATCGCAACTGGCGGGACTCTGGCAAATATAACAGCAATGTGGTGCGCTCGTAACGCTTCATTAGGGTCAAAAGATGATTTTACTGGGGTTGAAAATGAAGGCTTACCAGCGGCTCTAAATTTTTATGGCTACAAGGAAGCGGTAATTATTGGCTCTGCCTTGATGCACTACTCTTTTGAGAAGGCTGCGGGGATGATGGGCATTGGCGATCGCAACTTGATAAAAATCCCTGTAGATCGTAACCATCGGATTGACTTACTCGCTCTACGGCGAACTGTTGCCGAGTGTCGCGCCCGTAACCAACTTATTATCGCCATCGTGGGTATTGCTGGGTGTACGGATTCGGGAGCGGTAGATCCACTTTTAGAGATGGCGGAGATTGCCCAAAACGCAAATGTTCACTTTCATGTAGATGCGGCTTGGGGTGGGCCAGTTCTTTTTTCAAAGCAACACCAACATAAACTAGCTGGCATCGAAAAAGCGGATTCTGTCACCATCGATGGACATAAACAAATGTATCTGCCAATGGGAATTGGTATGGTGTTTTTCCGCAATCCGCAAATGGCAAACGTTATTGAAAAAACAGCCCGCTATACTGTCCGCAAAGGGTCAATTGATTTAGGAAAGCGCACCTTAGAAGGGTCTCGTCCGGGAAACAGTTTATTTCTACAAGCGGCGCTGAATATTATCGGACATCAGGGTTATGAATTTTTGATTGATAGCGGTATCCAGAAAACTCAATACATGGCAAATTTAATTTGTCTGCGACCTGAATTTGAATTGCTGGTAGAGCCAGAAATTAATATTCTTCTATATCGCTACATTCCCGAACCTTGGCGACAGAAAGTTGCTAAAGGTGAGTTAACTGAAGCCGACCAACAATCAATTAATCAATTTAATGAACTGCTTCAGAATGCTCAGCGACAGGCTGGTCATACATTTGTTTCGCGGACAACATTAGATACCACCTGCTACGGGAAAGGTAAATCTATTGTGGCGTTGCGTGCAGTGTTGGCAAATCCACTCACTACTGAAAGTGATATTGATGCAGTTTTAGACGATCAGATAGCGACGGCTGCAAAGCTACCCGTGTTAACAGGATATGACCAGCTGGCGAGGAGTGTTGCTAATGACGACTAA
- a CDS encoding non-ribosomal peptide synthetase, with the protein MKVENLQDIYELSPAQQGILFHSLYTPESGVYFLQLHYSLQGYLDVSAFEQAWQKVIARHPALRTSFHWEDLEKPLQVVHQHIKVPLVQHDLQQLSPSEQQEHLQTLLEIDRQGFDLSEAPLMRLNLLQLGEKSYQFIWSKHHLILDGWSTALVLKEVVEIYAALSQGQQEPDLPISSYGDYIAWLQQQNLSKAEAFWREKLKGFNPFTNRLELDVSSRFQKDCNQQVLQLSSTTTAALQSLARQHQLTLNTLVQGAWALLLSRRSGENDVVYGATVSGRPADLAGAESMVGLLINTLPVRVQVKPDQPLLAWLKQLQAQLVEMRQYEYSPLVEVQGWSEVPRGQPLFESILVFENYPVDRILQEWKVNLEIQNFTVFEKTNYPLTVFAIPGSELELRILYDCYCFDAAEIIRMLSHFQTLLAGMATNPQQRLCDLPLLTEAELHQQLVEWNNQKVDYPKQCLHQLFEAQVERTPDAIAVVFEDEKLTYRELNEQANKIAHYLLRLGVATEELVGISVERSLYTIIGIFGILKAGAAYVPLDPTYPRDRLAFMLNDAQVSVLLTHSALKDRYSDKIPSSCRSVVCLDSDWDRDIAQESFQNPTNRVTFGNLAYVIYTSGSTGTPKGVLGRHQGAVNRCYWAAYPFNTDDICCQKTSLNFVDSVWEIFAPLLHGLRTVIIADEVVKDPYQLVQTLSEQQVTRIVLVPSLLRVILDTFADLSSRLPKLKYWVSSGEALSVELCQRFRQRMPQSRLINLYGSSEVSADVTWYDTTENALDSCVPIGRPIANTCCFLLDSNLQLVPIGVPGELYIGGDGLARGYLNQPELTAEKFIPNPFNQAIKSQKSTDSSLLVSSDRLYKTGDLGRYLPTGDIEFLGRLDHQVKIRGYRIEVGEIEALLVQHPAVQEAVVLTREDETGDKRLVAYVVPDNQLINSKSSQLRQFLKEKLPEYMVPSAFVMLPALPLTPNGKVDRNSLPAPETFSAQRETVFVAPQTQTEKELAEIWSAVLGVQAGIYDNFFDLGGHSLIATQLLSRVRTNFGVDISLRNFFASSTIKNLAEMVEEALLVSSSTDIDEMLDQLEGLEEDEIQKILIDCQNDGK; encoded by the coding sequence ATGAAAGTAGAAAATCTTCAAGATATTTACGAACTATCACCAGCACAGCAGGGCATACTCTTTCACAGTTTGTATACCCCAGAATCTGGAGTATATTTCCTACAGTTGCACTATAGCTTGCAGGGTTATCTTGATGTTTCTGCTTTCGAGCAGGCATGGCAGAAAGTCATAGCTCGTCACCCCGCCTTGCGTACTAGCTTTCATTGGGAAGACCTGGAAAAGCCATTGCAAGTCGTACATCAACATATTAAAGTGCCGCTGGTGCAGCATGATTTGCAACAGCTTTCTCCCTCAGAACAGCAAGAACATCTTCAAACCTTGCTAGAAATAGATCGTCAAGGCTTCGACCTGTCCGAAGCACCTTTAATGCGCCTGAATTTGCTGCAACTTGGCGAAAAAAGTTACCAATTCATCTGGAGCAAGCACCATCTAATTCTGGATGGATGGTCAACAGCATTGGTACTCAAAGAAGTCGTTGAAATTTACGCAGCCCTTTCTCAAGGACAACAGGAGCCAGATTTGCCCATTAGTAGCTATGGGGACTACATCGCTTGGCTACAGCAGCAAAATTTGTCAAAAGCCGAAGCATTCTGGCGAGAAAAGCTCAAGGGATTTAATCCATTTACAAATCGCTTAGAGTTAGATGTTAGCTCCCGCTTCCAAAAAGACTGCAATCAACAAGTGCTTCAGCTTTCGTCAACTACCACAGCAGCCCTGCAATCCTTGGCACGACAGCATCAGCTAACCCTAAATACCCTAGTTCAGGGAGCATGGGCGTTGCTTCTGAGTCGAAGAAGCGGCGAGAACGACGTAGTTTATGGAGCCACGGTCTCTGGTCGTCCAGCCGACTTAGCAGGAGCCGAGTCTATGGTTGGGCTGTTGATTAATACGCTGCCCGTGCGGGTACAAGTAAAGCCGGATCAGCCTCTGTTGGCTTGGCTCAAGCAACTTCAGGCTCAACTGGTGGAGATGCGTCAATACGAGTACAGCCCCCTGGTAGAGGTGCAAGGGTGGAGCGAAGTGCCACGAGGTCAACCTTTGTTTGAGAGCATTTTAGTGTTTGAGAACTACCCAGTAGATCGAATTTTACAGGAGTGGAAAGTCAATCTAGAAATTCAGAATTTTACTGTCTTTGAAAAAACAAATTATCCCCTAACTGTATTTGCCATCCCAGGTTCAGAGTTGGAGCTGAGGATATTGTACGATTGCTACTGTTTTGATGCCGCCGAGATCATCCGGATGCTAAGTCATTTCCAAACTTTACTCGCAGGCATGGCAACCAATCCCCAACAGCGCTTATGTGACTTACCGCTGTTAACAGAAGCGGAATTACATCAACAGTTAGTTGAGTGGAACAACCAAAAGGTAGATTACCCGAAACAATGTTTGCATCAGCTATTTGAAGCTCAAGTAGAACGCACACCCGATGCCATTGCCGTTGTTTTTGAAGACGAAAAACTGACTTACCGGGAGCTAAATGAGCAGGCTAATAAAATAGCGCACTACCTGCTGCGGCTGGGCGTGGCAACAGAGGAATTAGTTGGCATTAGTGTAGAGCGATCGCTCTATACTATCATCGGCATATTCGGCATTCTCAAGGCTGGAGCAGCTTATGTTCCCTTAGATCCCACCTACCCCAGAGATCGTCTAGCTTTCATGCTCAACGATGCTCAAGTGTCAGTTTTACTAACCCATTCTGCACTCAAAGATCGCTATTCTGACAAAATTCCTTCATCCTGCCGTTCTGTGGTTTGTCTGGATAGCGACTGGGACAGGGACATTGCCCAAGAAAGCTTTCAAAACCCTACTAACCGCGTGACATTTGGCAATCTAGCTTATGTCATTTATACCTCTGGCTCCACTGGAACTCCCAAGGGTGTCCTCGGTCGGCACCAAGGCGCAGTCAATCGCTGTTACTGGGCAGCCTATCCCTTCAACACAGATGATATTTGTTGCCAAAAAACCTCTTTAAACTTTGTAGATTCTGTCTGGGAAATTTTTGCCCCATTACTGCACGGGTTGCGAACAGTAATCATTGCTGATGAAGTTGTAAAAGATCCGTACCAGTTAGTACAAACTCTCTCTGAACAGCAGGTCACGCGCATCGTCTTAGTTCCGTCGTTGCTGCGCGTCATCTTAGACACGTTCGCCGATTTGTCCAGCCGCCTTCCCAAACTGAAGTATTGGGTTAGCAGTGGCGAAGCCCTTAGTGTTGAACTTTGTCAACGCTTTCGCCAGAGGATGCCTCAAAGCCGACTGATCAATCTTTATGGCTCCTCTGAAGTGTCTGCTGATGTTACTTGGTACGACACAACAGAAAACGCGCTAGATTCTTGCGTTCCCATCGGTCGCCCGATTGCCAATACGTGTTGTTTTCTGCTGGATAGCAACTTGCAACTTGTCCCAATAGGCGTACCGGGAGAGCTATACATCGGCGGTGATGGCTTAGCACGCGGCTACCTCAACCAGCCTGAACTGACCGCCGAGAAATTTATTCCTAACCCTTTTAATCAGGCAATCAAAAGTCAAAAGTCAACAGATTCTTCCCTTTTAGTTTCTTCAGACCGCCTTTATAAAACTGGAGACTTGGGGCGTTACCTGCCCACTGGGGATATTGAGTTCCTGGGTCGGCTGGATCATCAGGTGAAGATTCGGGGGTATCGCATCGAAGTCGGCGAAATCGAGGCGTTGTTGGTTCAACACCCAGCAGTTCAGGAAGCGGTAGTTCTGACACGGGAGGATGAGACTGGTGACAAGCGGCTGGTAGCTTATGTTGTCCCTGACAACCAGCTGATCAATTCAAAATCGAGCCAACTGCGCCAATTTCTCAAAGAGAAGCTACCAGAGTACATGGTGCCATCAGCTTTCGTAATGCTTCCTGCCTTGCCGCTAACGCCCAACGGAAAAGTGGATCGCAATTCACTGCCAGCACCAGAAACTTTCTCAGCCCAACGGGAAACAGTTTTTGTAGCCCCGCAAACTCAAACTGAAAAAGAACTTGCCGAAATCTGGAGCGCAGTGCTAGGGGTACAGGCGGGAATTTATGACAATTTCTTCGATTTAGGGGGTCATTCTCTGATAGCAACGCAGTTGTTATCGCGGGTACGAACCAATTTTGGTGTAGATATATCATTGCGAAATTTTTTCGCGTCTTCCACGATTAAGAATTTAGCTGAGATGGTGGAAGAAGCTCTTTTGGTATCAAGCTCCACAGATATCGATGAAATGCTAGACCAATTGGAAGGACTAGAGGAAGACGAAATACAGAAGATTTTAATCGATTGTCAAAATGATGGAAAGTAG